Proteins encoded within one genomic window of Nordella sp. HKS 07:
- a CDS encoding adenylate/guanylate cyclase domain-containing protein yields the protein MERRLAAILAADIAGYSRLMGGDEEGTLKTLNLYRSVMTDLIAEHQGRVVNTVGDSLLAEFGSAVLAVRSAVAVQRALDRRNADLDEARRMHFRIGINVGDVMVQGADIMGDGVNIAARLEQMAEPGGIMVSGTVWEQIEGKLSFPCRFVGEQTAKNIARPVRTYRIAWEQPDMEGGRLCSPPAAPPSDKPSIAVIPFVNMSGDPEQEYFSDGITDDIINALSRFRTLFVIARHSSFQLRDKAIGTVEAACRLGARYIVEGSLRKHDGRVRINVQLVDAAANSNLWSDCYDRELKDVFAIQDEVTRIIVSRLVGRLESAELTRARHRPTENLQVYECLHRAISLMGATGDSKNETVQALLLRAISLDPNCARAHAELTLTYVFDWLRSDALEDLDKAFDAARAALTADDQDNRGHLAFGFACMHRRLFQQAQDHYELALALNPNDSEAIANMGELLNYRGKPEEAIDCIKQAMRLNPLHPEYYWNDLAGAYYNCHRYRDAIAARLRMLQPFYAHDICLAACYGQLGDTAHAKQHAEIVLMNIPDFSARGFVAGEPFEREADQLHLLEGLHKAGLPN from the coding sequence ATGGAACGCCGCCTTGCTGCTATCCTGGCCGCTGACATAGCGGGCTATAGCCGCCTCATGGGCGGGGACGAGGAAGGCACGCTCAAGACGCTGAACCTCTATCGCAGCGTGATGACCGATCTGATCGCGGAGCATCAAGGGCGCGTCGTCAATACTGTCGGCGACAGCCTGTTGGCCGAATTCGGCAGTGCTGTGCTGGCCGTACGCTCCGCCGTCGCGGTGCAACGGGCGCTCGATCGGCGCAATGCCGATCTTGACGAGGCGCGACGCATGCATTTCCGCATCGGCATCAATGTTGGCGATGTCATGGTCCAGGGTGCGGATATTATGGGCGACGGCGTCAACATCGCCGCTCGTCTGGAGCAGATGGCCGAACCGGGCGGCATCATGGTGTCGGGGACGGTCTGGGAGCAGATCGAAGGAAAGCTCTCATTTCCGTGCAGGTTTGTGGGCGAGCAGACCGCGAAGAATATCGCCCGCCCGGTGCGCACCTACCGGATAGCCTGGGAACAGCCGGACATGGAAGGCGGACGTCTGTGCAGCCCGCCCGCTGCGCCGCCGTCCGACAAGCCATCCATTGCCGTTATCCCTTTTGTCAACATGAGCGGAGACCCCGAGCAGGAATACTTCAGCGACGGCATCACGGACGACATTATCAATGCGCTTTCGCGCTTCCGGACGCTGTTCGTGATAGCCCGGCACTCTTCGTTTCAATTGCGCGACAAAGCCATCGGGACAGTCGAGGCGGCGTGCCGGCTCGGCGCCAGGTACATCGTCGAGGGGAGCCTGCGCAAGCACGATGGTCGAGTCAGAATCAATGTTCAGCTTGTGGACGCAGCCGCCAACAGCAATCTCTGGTCAGACTGCTACGATCGCGAACTGAAGGATGTATTCGCCATTCAAGATGAGGTCACACGGATCATCGTATCACGGCTCGTGGGAAGACTGGAATCTGCGGAGTTGACGCGCGCCCGGCATCGGCCGACAGAAAATCTCCAGGTTTATGAGTGCCTCCATCGCGCCATTTCGCTGATGGGCGCCACCGGCGACAGCAAAAACGAAACAGTTCAAGCGCTGTTGCTAAGGGCGATTTCGCTCGACCCGAACTGCGCCCGCGCCCATGCAGAGTTGACCTTGACCTACGTCTTCGACTGGCTACGCAGCGATGCCCTCGAGGATCTGGACAAGGCGTTTGATGCAGCGAGGGCAGCATTGACCGCCGATGATCAAGACAACCGGGGCCATCTTGCCTTCGGTTTCGCCTGCATGCACCGGCGCCTGTTCCAGCAGGCGCAGGACCATTACGAGCTGGCTTTGGCGCTTAATCCCAATGACTCCGAAGCCATCGCCAATATGGGCGAACTCCTGAATTACAGAGGAAAACCGGAGGAAGCGATCGACTGTATCAAGCAGGCGATGCGTCTCAACCCCTTACATCCGGAATATTATTGGAATGACTTGGCTGGGGCATATTACAATTGTCACCGTTACCGCGATGCCATCGCTGCGCGCCTACGAATGCTGCAGCCGTTTTATGCGCACGACATATGTTTGGCGGCCTGTTACGGCCAACTCGGCGATACCGCCCATGCCAAGCAGCATGCTGAAATAGTTCTAATGAACATCCCGGATTTTTCGGCGCGAGGTTTCGTTGCCGGTGAACCTTTCGAGAGAGAAGCGGATCAATTGCATTTGCTCGAAGGCCTGCACAAGGCGGGACTGCCAAATTGA
- a CDS encoding trans-aconitate 2-methyltransferase → MTNPAYVLGHSAFELERLARQERLIGPSTRDYFLAAGIAPGMRVLDVGSGTGVVAFLAAELVGPSGEVIGTDLSPTAVARASDAAVARALRQVSFHEGNPAEMTFGRPFDAIVGRYVLLFQADASEMLHRLAKQLRPGGIIVFHEPDWSFVRSDPVAPTYDRSCRWIIQSFDRANTSTNMSAKLHRAFVGAGLPPPTMRMQTVIGDANTAAEWLRAVADLAIVLAPTMERQGVATSAEIASDTLADRIVQEVAAGGGIVVGRAEIGAWVRIQP, encoded by the coding sequence ATGACAAATCCAGCCTACGTGCTCGGCCATTCGGCATTCGAGCTGGAACGCTTGGCTCGCCAGGAACGCCTGATCGGACCATCGACACGGGATTACTTCCTAGCTGCCGGCATCGCACCGGGCATGCGGGTGCTCGACGTCGGCAGCGGGACCGGCGTCGTTGCCTTCCTTGCGGCGGAGCTGGTCGGACCGTCTGGAGAAGTGATCGGAACCGACTTGTCGCCAACCGCCGTGGCGAGGGCAAGCGACGCGGCGGTGGCCCGTGCGCTTCGACAGGTGTCTTTCCACGAGGGCAATCCGGCCGAGATGACCTTCGGACGGCCGTTCGATGCCATCGTCGGCCGCTATGTCCTGCTGTTCCAAGCCGACGCGAGCGAGATGCTGCACCGGCTCGCCAAGCAGCTGCGTCCCGGAGGCATCATCGTCTTTCACGAGCCGGATTGGAGCTTCGTACGCTCCGATCCAGTGGCGCCGACCTATGACCGCTCTTGCCGGTGGATCATCCAGTCTTTCGATCGCGCTAACACGAGCACGAATATGAGCGCGAAGCTGCACCGCGCCTTCGTGGGCGCCGGCCTTCCCCCGCCGACTATGCGGATGCAGACCGTCATCGGCGATGCCAACACCGCCGCGGAGTGGTTGCGGGCAGTTGCCGATCTCGCCATCGTGCTGGCGCCAACGATGGAGCGGCAAGGTGTGGCTACCTCGGCCGAAATCGCTAGCGACACTCTCGCCGACCGCATTGTCCAGGAGGTAGCGGCCGGCGGAGGCATCGTTGTCGGTCGCGCTGAGATCGGAGCGTGGGTGCGGATTCAGCCCTAA
- a CDS encoding NADPH-dependent F420 reductase codes for MKIGIIGAGQIGGTLTRRFTALGHEVFVANSRGPETLSDLAAETGATAVSAPEAGRGVDLIVVTIPMKNIPDLPAGLFADTPEHVVVVDTGNYYPRQRDGRIEAIEAGMAESQWVAQQLGRPVIKAFNNIYARHLLEMGRPKGTTGRIALPVSGDDEAAKAIVLKLVDELGFDGVDAGGLKESWRQQPGTPVYAKDFDAEGVRRALSEASKERTPEWRGTANSPGSFTAPN; via the coding sequence ATGAAGATTGGCATCATCGGAGCCGGGCAGATCGGCGGCACACTAACCCGTCGCTTCACGGCGTTGGGACACGAGGTTTTCGTAGCCAACTCGCGCGGCCCCGAAACGCTCTCCGATCTGGCCGCCGAAACCGGCGCCACTGCCGTATCGGCCCCCGAAGCCGGTCGCGGCGTGGACCTCATCGTGGTCACCATTCCAATGAAGAATATCCCGGACCTCCCAGCCGGTTTGTTCGCCGATACGCCGGAACATGTGGTCGTCGTCGATACTGGCAACTACTACCCGCGCCAACGCGATGGCCGCATCGAAGCGATCGAGGCGGGCATGGCGGAGAGCCAGTGGGTCGCGCAGCAACTGGGTCGCCCGGTGATCAAGGCGTTCAATAACATCTACGCCCGACACCTCCTGGAGATGGGCCGACCTAAAGGCACGACCGGGCGCATCGCTTTGCCTGTTTCCGGTGACGACGAGGCAGCCAAGGCGATCGTGCTGAAGCTCGTCGATGAACTGGGCTTTGACGGCGTCGACGCTGGGGGACTGAAGGAGTCCTGGCGGCAGCAGCCCGGCACGCCAGTCTATGCCAAGGATTTCGACGCAGAAGGTGTGCGGCGTGCTCTGTCCGAAGCCAGCAAAGAGCGCACTCCGGAATGGCGCGGGACGGCAAATAGCCCCGGTAGCTTCACCGCGCCCAATTGA
- a CDS encoding sugar O-acetyltransferase, protein MTPELEALRDTARQACWSHTTMDPALRGPCAPELAALFAAIGEGVFLEAPFHVAYGRNLALGDGVYINADCVVLDTAPVRIGRRTMLGPAVQIYCADHAHGLDERRRGLERALPVSIGEDVWIGGGAILLPGVTVGEGAIVGAGAVVTRDVAPGVRVVGNPARPI, encoded by the coding sequence ATGACGCCCGAGCTCGAGGCGCTGCGCGATACGGCGCGGCAGGCCTGCTGGAGTCACACCACCATGGACCCCGCACTGCGTGGTCCCTGTGCGCCCGAGCTCGCGGCGCTTTTCGCCGCTATCGGTGAGGGGGTTTTCCTTGAGGCTCCCTTCCACGTCGCCTACGGCCGGAACCTCGCACTTGGCGACGGGGTGTACATAAACGCGGACTGCGTTGTTCTCGACACTGCGCCCGTCCGGATCGGACGGCGGACGATGCTGGGACCAGCAGTGCAGATCTACTGCGCCGACCATGCCCACGGACTCGACGAGCGACGCCGCGGCTTGGAGCGAGCGTTGCCGGTGAGCATCGGTGAGGATGTATGGATAGGTGGCGGTGCGATCCTTCTGCCGGGCGTAACGGTGGGGGAGGGTGCTATCGTCGGCGCCGGCGCGGTCGTCACACGCGATGTGGCTCCCGGTGTGCGTGTGGTGGGCAATCCGGCACGGCCGATCTGA
- a CDS encoding ester cyclase, protein MALITEIADKFFVACETGMGWEGCKAYCTPEATFAAQAEPLADVKSLQQYCDWMKGLLGFMPDGHYEVVSFATDEKRRNVSAYAVFHATHTGHGGPVPPTGKKVATDYVYVMQFDGDKIKHMQKIWHAGLAMKALGWA, encoded by the coding sequence GTGGCATTGATCACCGAAATCGCGGACAAGTTCTTCGTCGCCTGTGAGACCGGTATGGGCTGGGAGGGGTGCAAGGCCTATTGCACGCCAGAAGCGACATTCGCCGCGCAAGCCGAGCCGCTCGCCGACGTAAAGAGCCTGCAGCAGTACTGTGATTGGATGAAGGGTCTGCTTGGCTTCATGCCCGACGGTCACTATGAGGTCGTGTCCTTTGCCACCGACGAGAAGCGGCGCAATGTCTCGGCCTATGCCGTCTTCCATGCCACGCATACCGGCCACGGCGGACCGGTTCCGCCGACAGGCAAGAAAGTGGCTACGGACTATGTCTATGTCATGCAGTTCGATGGCGACAAGATCAAGCACATGCAGAAAATCTGGCACGCAGGTCTCGCCATGAAGGCGCTCGGCTGGGCGTAA